From Periophthalmus magnuspinnatus isolate fPerMag1 chromosome 1, fPerMag1.2.pri, whole genome shotgun sequence:
TAAaagaaagctcaaaatactaATTCTGCATACCTTCTAAACAACTTTGATATTATCTTGTAGTCAATATATAGCTGCCTCTAATGTACTACATACAATAGTCTGAATTTTCATAACCAATcaatatccatgggtttcagagttatGAAAAAATCTGATGGTTGTCATAGTAACTgaccattcaaaacaaaatttgaagtcctcaaaatggctcctACCAAGGAATTCTTTGTCTAacagtttcacattttttaaagggACTTAAATGTATTGTATGGCTAAACTCTGCTTAAAGTACCTTAACATCTTTTCTTTATCGTCAGCGCCACTGTCAAATTCCACTTCTCTCATGCCGTTCTCCTCATCGATGTCAGAAGTGTCGTCCTGCTTCACTTTCACTGACTCCATCGCTCCACTCAGTGGACTCAGGGCGCAGACATTCTCATCATTGACCCTCTTCAGACCTGATTCTCCTAAGTCTTCCTCTTGATTCCGCATGCCTGTCTTTGACCTCTTCTTCCCCCCCTTTCTGATGGGGCCCACAACTGCAGGTGGTGGGCTACGGTTGTGAACACAAACACCCACTGCACTCTGTGATGGAGGCGGGGAGACCGAAGGTGAGTGATGGGCTGCCATTAGATTGGGTGGACTCAGGGATAGTTCGTGGACTTCAGACTCCTCCAGTGACTTTACTAGGGGCGGTAAATGGGATTGCGCTGCATTGGGGTGGGGGCTCTGAGCCTGTAAGCGAGGCATCTGTGTGTAGAGTTCCACCAGGGCGGAGCACACGTCTGGCTGGTGGGCGTGGTGCTTGTCCAAGTGGCGGCCCAAGGAGCGGAAATTGCGCCCGCAGAACTCACAGGTTTGGGTGATGCAGTCTATAGCGCTGAAGGGACCTGGAGCTTTGAACACTGGTTTAGGTGAAAATGAGGAGGAGGGTGAAGTAGGCAGCTGATGTGGAGGTGCATCAGATGAAGGAATGGACTGGTCGAGATGGTCATAGCCAACTGCGGTCTGCTGAGCCCGCCCTGGTGATGTCCGATAAGGGGGATTTTTCTTTGAAGGAGTGCTCTGTTGCTTCTTTTGGAGCGGGGGTGCATGTCCTCGTAGGCTGGGGTTGTCTTCCTCCCGCTCTGAGCCACTGCCATCCGAATGTGATATGGGAGAGGCTGAAGGGGACAGGGACCATGAGGGGGTGACATAGACTTGCTGCTGCTCCTGGTGTAGTGCAATCAGAGGGAAAGGCTCTTCCTCCTGCAATCATAGGGTCATTTACAGTTAATTGAGGAAATAACTAAAGCCTTACAATTGGATTATTTCAAAATTTCTTCTTTCAAGTAAGCACTGAAATGAGttgaaattaaacatttttatgtaaattacctttttgattttgttgttgttctctgTCTCAGTGTACTCATGTTGTGCTGGGGACAAACCTCTGCTGAATCCCTATGCAATAAACGgagaacaaaaacatcacaaaatccATTACTGACGATTCTATATTAAGCTTGGTCGTCAAAGGGAAATAATTACCCTCTTTAATCTTTTCATTTTTCAACACTTTATTTTCTCATGTGGACTGAAATAATCATCTTGTTGAAGCAATAGGTTTGACTTTAATATGAACAGCTCAGATGGAGAGCGGGAGATATGTATTTTTATCAAAAGCGTTTGTGAATTTTCATGTGGTTTAAACCCactagagatattaaccataaaccaggtcttagagtatattttgacagttaaacagcaaatatcTATTCACGATACCACAGAACTGACCTCCGATAGGTACAAAATAAAGCTATATCATCGCCATGGTAACCCACTGTGACAGGTAGTAACAGGTGTAACATGTGAGTTTTGAATATAATCTGTACGCAAAATATATGTTATAAAACTGATTTTCACAAAGACTGACCAGATTTTCTCCCCACTCGATGAGGCTGTAGTCCACGGTGATCTCTTCTCCCCTTGTGATGTCCCGAATGGCGATAACCACAAGTCGGACTTGATTGGCACAATGGACCTCTCGGATGCGACAGTTTGGTGCCGGAGGAGAGCTGTGTCTTGGGGCAGAGGCCGAGGGAAGGGAGGGGTGTGGACTAGTCTGAGCAGATCCTGTGGTTGTAGGGGGGAGTGGAGCAGGTGTGGAGCAAGAACTGCCCTTGGACCCATTGGAGACTTTATTACTGAAAGGAAAGGCTACATTGAAGTGACCCTGTCTACACGTTAGTAATAACTACTGGACTTGTTTTGTCTTTAGGAAATTGGCTTATCCCAAAGACAAGGTTTCCAGttgtaaaatatgtttacaGATCAACCTGAGATTCACTGCCAAGTTGTGTGTGATATTTTTCCACTTACAGTTTTTGAGGGAGGCTCTTATTTTTATCTGCTGTTGACGCTCTTTCTGCAACTCCTTTACCTGCAGGACATTGGAGAAAAGTGATCATGTATAATCCAAAGGAGACCTAGATGTACTTGCAAACATGAAATGAACATAAGTACATGTATGAGCACATTTAGCTGCACATAGCACAATGCAGCATCACTGTTGACACTAAAACATGATAAGCTGATGCAGCCTCACCTTGCCCTGGTCCTTCCCCAGAGTCAGACACGAATACTTTTACAGGGGTTCCCTTCCGTTTTCTCCCACATCCTCGTCTGTCGAGACAAGCAACAGGAAACACTCATGTGATCAATACGTTTATAGTCCAGTAATGAATGCATCTAAAGCATTCTTTCTTGCACTTAATCCCACTGAAAACTTGAAAAGAATATCTTTAAAACACAGGTATTAATGCTAGAGACAGCCGCAGTATTAGCAGGAAGGCCTTGAATACTTCTAACATAAAGGGGATTATTTATGTGTACGGAATGTCACATGAATttagaaaattaaaacaaaagctaCAAAGACACTCATGAGGACCTACGGAGCAACCCCACAGAGCCTGTCTCTGTATTGATCCACTCTGTTCTCTTTTGGACTTGAATACTTGAGTGTATGGACTACTTTgcttctcaagatgattatccgaGCATATGTTTTTTGACAACAATGTGAAGACAGTTCTATGAAGTACAGTGTTTAGTGTCAGCAAGCTGCCTGACTCCAGGTCACTAAAAATTACCATCTGCAGTttaattttgctgtttttgtttgtacacCCTCCAGGTTAGAACTTTGACACTGGCCAAACACCCTCGTCTTCACCTCTGCCCACATCTCTGTCTATGTCCGTGCATTgattctcttttctcctcttgcTGTACCTTCTACTAATGCAGCCATAGAAcgcccaaacacacacacacacgcacacacacacatacagacgcacacacagacccacaccACAGTCTGCACACAGTCCACATgttacacacaaacagactGACACCCTCCCCCTCTGTGGCCCACATGCACGCACAACCCGGCACACAAACAgcctctctccacacacacaccccgccCCGACAGCAGGCACACAGACACGCAACTCACACACTCTCATGCGCTGCACACAAATAcacctccccccctccctccctctccccacctccctctctcagctCACACACTCCCTGCTAACACACGCAGTACTCACACACATTTCTCAAATAACCAAAGCCACAGTCTCACGTTCCATCTAggaaacacacacttttttctAGATGcccaacacaacaaaacattctCACACTACAAGCTCTAGGTCAATGTGGCACTCCATGGAAAACGTACAAGAAAACAAGTGTATGCACATGTAACACACCAGCCATCTTTTGTCACGCAACAGTGTCACTCCTCATACATGTTTGGATTACGTTCAGATGTAGATTGCTGATGTGATTTTGGTCAGGGGAACTACAATAAGTCTATGGGGATGGCGTGTTTCAAAAATGTCAGTGAGGTAGAGGTAGATGCAGTGGTAGGTGGAGAACGgagatactaacatttcaaattgtttgtTCATATGAAGCACAAACTGTTGGAAAGTAATTACTAAGCAACAACTATAGTGGAGGTGGAAAAGgggaatatgtgttttttttttcaggattATGTTGTATCTGTCACTATATCAGGTATTCAATGTGTCACAATTAAGCTATTGTTACCTGTTTTTCGGTTCACACTTTGCATGTTAATATTTCTCCTGCTCTGTGCTTTCATATGGATTAGGAACATCAACACgcacaaactcacacacactcgTACACTCATGCTGGATTCCGTGCTTCGAGTGGACATTACATCGCTATGACttgcattcatttcctggagactgatcctaaccttaatcATAGACTTGCCAAACCTAAACCAAACCTTAACATATTTTAAGTAACCGAtatttgaactttaaaccatgttgttgatgtaataataaaggattttgtTCCTATACGGGGAGACAGGGCCCCAAGAACTGAGTGTAATTTTAGTCCCCAAATTTAATAAATCTCTGCCCTTACACAGAATCCTCAACAATAGAACAGATACACCATCCGCCCTCCCTACACTTACATACCACCCACTCACCAACATACTTCTTAGCACGCACTAAAATGTCCTTTCCTCTTTTGTAAACAAAGTAGATGCAGAAACACACAGTGGCCTTATAgaagctgcacacacacacctcccctTCTGACTGCAGTCAACGCACAAATACGCACAAactcacactacacacacagcaTATGCACCAGCTACCAAGCCTTCTTTTTCTGTTTCCAAgccactctctctcacacacactccccctccctccctgtctgctgctcctgcttctGAGCTGACACACACTTGTGCATAGACCCACAcctacacactcacacacacacacgcaacacacaaacacacacacacattgggaTTCCATGCTTTTtgaggacattacattgacttacattaaTTTCCTGTAGACCGATGCTAATCTTAACCATCTTAAACCCCAACCATCCTTAACCTATTGTAACCCATATCTGatctttaaatcatgttgttgatctataCTCTCTGTAATAAATTGTCTACATAGAGGTAGGTCCCCATAAATTGAGTGTGTGTACACAGATTTTGGTGCTCACATTGTGTAAATATCCACCCACACATGTGCATGATGCATATCCATGCTTTTGGGGGGAAACactgacttacattcatttagccatagtcactacttgtctaaccttaacctaaaccctatcCATAACCTAATTGTAACCTctatctgaactttaaaagtGTGTTGCTGATCTAATAATCAAAGATTTACGTCTGGGGACcttatttttgtccccataaaggAGGCAGGTCCACGTGAcgtgagtgtgtgtacagacttaagtccccacaatgtgagaAATATGTGcccacatagacacacacacacacacggccacTGTCAcatcccctcccctctccactTTCTGCCTCACtgtacgcacaacacacacctTCTCGTGCACGCAACAGCTCTTTGCTCTGCTCAGCTCtcgccgctctctctctctctctctctcacacacacacacacacaaacatgtctgcTTTTAGAGACAGGTTCACTCATTCACTTTGCATTAGTACCTCAGTATCGGTGCACTCACTTTATACCTCAAAGAAATAGGAAAGAAGCAACACTATTTCAGTAATTACTCTCTTCTTTTTGCTCAGTAGACGTTATCAAAAGTGTTGTTGGGAGGGAGGGTCACCTATATTTGTCCACCCCTGTGGGACTCCAGTAAAGCAGACTAAACATAATTTAAGCATCTTCAACACTtgtttataatttattatttttttttttttttagtactgatttatAGATGAATATGAACTTTTATATGAAAAAGACAGATATCCCTCAGTCCCTCCTGTAAGTGACCTGTGTCCCATAGAGCTACACTAATACACAACTCCCATCTCTGTCCTttgagggacacacacacacacgcaaacagtGTAGTTCCCTCCCCCACTCACCACTCACTGGCACACACACATCCCTCCCCTTCACTGAGCGCTAACACACTTCCCTctgactatacacacacacacaaacacacgcacatgcacacagacacaagcacacaccCCTCCCCTTCACTGAGTGCTAACACACTTCCCTCtgactacacacacacacacaaacacaagcacacacacccCTCCCCTTCACTAAGCGCTAACACACTTCCCTCtaactacacacacacgcacacacccctcCCCTTCACTGAGCGCTAACACACTTCgctctaaacacacacacacccacacatacacacgcacacccctTCACTGAGCGTTAACACACTTCTCTctaactacacacacacccctcctTCACTGAGTGCtaacacacacgcatgcacacagacacaagcacacacaccccttcactgAGCGCTAACACACCTCgctctaaacacacacacatgcacacacacacgtccttCACAGcttctccatcttctctctctgtgcacaCAGACCTCACACACAAGCCAATGAAGACTGATGTATGTGAATGTATATGTTTAGATATAATTTCAGATCATTTCACTTGACAGTACATCTGTGTGCTGTCAGTTCTCTGAGCATTATCTGTCATGTAACAACAAGACATGACAATATAGGCCCTGTGGACGGAACCTCTTAGTTTGTACTGCTGACGGAGTTGGTGCTGCAGTAGCTCACGCCTCCATCTACGGGTTCAAAGTGAAATTCCAGCTTACCAGAGCAACACTTTGGGGTCTTCTGTTGACCTGTGCAACATTTAAAGCTGTATACAGATTatttgaaaaacacataaaCCCAACATGCTTTAGAACAGTTTCTCTTGCTCCGTGACTACCCATCTTTTCAACGTGATGTGCACGACTACACACTTCTCtttgtcacacacacagctccccctcccatcactcacacacaacactcactcacacacactcgtacacacacacaactcccTCCACTGCTGTAAAagtgcacacacatgcacgtgcGCACTCACGCACGAGCACAAGAACCCCCGCCTTCTTCTCTTCTACACACACTTCcactgtgtctgtctctgtcacgcacacacacacaccgccccctcccatctctctctctcacacacacagacacacaccgacacacacacagacacactgctgCTCCTTTCTCTCCCACGCCCCCCTCCCATGTTCTCTCACAACTGCACACACTGCATAAGCAAGACTCACACTGAGTATCCACGGAGTATATGACCATGCTTTAAACACAGTGTTTATAACACAGTGTTTATAAAACAGTGTTTATAACATAGTGTTTTTAACACAGTGTTTTCACCTGGCATCTGTGTCAGAACAGGTTCAAACTTCACAGCCCTTCAGCATTAAATGAATGAGGGAAAAGAAAAGATAAACATACCATATGGTGATGCAGTTATTACGTGTATGTTTTACATTTGCCCTCGCCTCACCCATTTAAGTATAAGTTATAACACATTCATCGGTGAGTGTCAAACGTGCGCACTAGGACTGAACACTGTGGCACGCGCGCATCTCCGGTGCTTTGTGCGGGAGCAGCCTAAGAGTGAACCGGGTAAAGAGCAAAAACACTCTATTTGACCAATGTCCACTTATtgtgcctttaaatatttactaaaaGTTATCACAGGCAAATATTTACAACTTTAACGGACTCTAGCGTGCAGTGTGCGCACACACCCGCCAAGACGCGGCGCCACTGACATCGACAGTCCTAAAGAGACACTGGTTCAACACTTAAAAACAAACTCTTACCCTCGTAACGGCAGAGCAGGTTTCCCACCATCTGCTTCAGTGTGCGCCCGGCGCTCACACACAGGACGCACAGTCTCCGCCATCTTCACCGCCGCACCGTGCAGCGCACTCACTGCTCTCGCACACTCCTCCCGGTACACTCCTCCCGTACACTCCTCCTGTAGCCGCTCATCGAGCTCAAACCTCGGCCATCCCAGCGTGTACCACTGCGTAACAGCGAGGGGAGAGCGCCGCTGAGGACGTAAACTACAATGAGCCCAGACGCCTTCCTGTCACGTCCACCCCGCGGACTACAGCAGTCTGGAAGTAAAGACGTGTCGAGTGTAAAAGCAGCGCAGAAGCTCTTCTTACATTAACCACAAAATGAAGCCTGCTTTGTTTCAGTCACCCCTCCGCACGCACATGGACGCGCTTACCTATAGCAGTGGGAAAAAATAAACTGCCTCATGCGAAGTGGCCTAATAGAGTGTAATAGTGGACTGTTACTCTCATGATTTGTATGTTTACACCTGTTTCCTTCTGTAAAAGAGCCCATCACTGCCTAACACAATGTCTTGGGACAAGGTCAGCAAATTAGCTCTGCTAGATGCCCTGCTGAGCACGGCATCCGATGTACTTAAACTGCAAAGTTTTTCTGTTATCTATTTTGGGTTTTACATTCTTTGATAAATAGGCTTTAACATCTCCAATTATCCATGGCTCCAATGCTGTATGTACCATAACCTGCTCCTCAAGTTATTTGGGTGTTTGGCATTCAATCAATGTAATGCAAGTGTTACAGCATACGCAGTACATCTTAAAGGCAGTgcctacagagagagagagagagagaatgtttAGTGGAAAAggtaaaaccaaaacaacacacCAGGACTACAAGCCACCACAGGATGTTCTTCTGCTGTCCTAAATGGTCTGCTGCATCGTACAGAAACCCCTGGTAGTTGTGCAAGATTTGAATTGAACAAAAGGGCTCTCTTTCCAAAAGGGCTATGTTTGGGAGCATCTCTTTGGGCAGACTTCACAATTGTAactcttctgttttgttttttggcttgTTTTGAGTGCATAGTACTCAGCCCCAGTACTGAGCCTggaatctgtgtgtgtgtatgattaTATTCTCAAACAGAACACGAGCTCCTGAGCTCGTTTTGAGACACACACCTACAGAATGCAGCCTTTGCAGACACACACTCCCCATCTTACACACAGAACaaggacatacacacacacagacacacaccgacacacccccacacacacacacacgcagtgcATTCATTTCCCTTTCATTCAGAGGCGCACATATTGTACTGCAGTAACACACTCCCTTCCCCCTAGATCTCTgtcagactcacacacacacacacacggacacacacacacacacagacacacacattccCTCCTACGcagcacacacactctcacacacacttcacCACCCCTCCCCACTCTTTCCATGTCTTTCTATCTTTGCAAGGACACTAACATTGACATTATCGCTAAGATCCATGTTGTGTAAAACCAGTTCAAATGTCCTGTAGTTTAGTGTCTTACCCCAACTGTAAACAGATGTTAATAACgaagctggaaaaaaaaaaacatcatctgtgacaaaaaatactgtgttattttatgttattcaaTAGCAGTGACAGCAACATACACAGAgagatctgaacacacacaacacattgaAGCTCCactcccttctgtctctctctcctgcctgtCTCGCTGTTGGTCTGTatctcacacattcacacactcaagCCCATTTTACCCCTCCTCTTTTtagtttctctgtctctctctctttccctctctctcccacacacacacacgcacacccccacacacccccccacacacacgcacgcacacacccacaccctctTTCTTGTACTCACACACATTGTGCACATTGCAACAACACATTCATtggcctctctctcttgctctcgctctctcactcacacacacacagacacaaacacacacacacatacatacaaacacacacacatgcaaagacacaaacacaaacacgcacacacctaCTCTCTTTCTTATACTCACACACATTGTGCACATTGCAACAACACATTCATtggcctctctctcttgctctcgctctctctctcactcacacacacacagacacaaacacacacacatacatacaaacacacacacatgcacagacacaaacacacacacacacacacatacatacatacaaacacacacatgcacagacacgCATGCACATGcgcacacccacacccacatgcacatgcacccccccccacacacacacacacccacccccacacacacacacacacccccacacacacacacacacacacacacacacatatcgcTTCCACATGCATCCTGCCACTCCTCCCTAACAACCAGGCACAGATAGTGCAGTGTATCTTTGTATAAATATGGACTTGAGAAGTGTGCAATAGAGTGTGTGCAAGTGTGCAATGAATCTATACAAATCTTGAGCTATAGACTGCTGCAGCTTGTTGACAGATCTGTGAATAGGTTTAACCAGTGCTGCTGACCATTCTGAAGTAAATatcaataaacacattttgaatatgaagaaaaaaaatcaccgtTTACTCACGattgaaaacataataacaataGTAATGTTCAATAATATTTGCCCACATTGCAGTTACATATGAAGCGGTTTGGGCTGCTCAAACAGCCTCTGATGTAGTTGCTTTAATGTAGTTTATGTAGTTCACAGTATTGACCAGAAGAGGTCACAAAAGAGGCGTTCTCTGTGTTTTGGGAGTGTGGCGGTGtgctgccagcagagggcagtagtCAAAGTGAGTCTGTCTGAAAGCGCGAGAAGGAGACGCTGCAGACAGGAACCAGGAACATAATAGTTTCTTAGATCGGCCGGTCATTTACGATTATTCTTGATAACATACCTTCCAAGATGTCCAAACGACATCGTCTGGATTTGGGAGATGATTATTTTTCCAGCAAGAAGCGCTCAGATGGGTAAGTCTCTCCTCTTTAGTGATATTGTCTGCGTTGACATGCGAAGCTAACATTAGCTGCCTGTTAGCTCGGTACTGGTTTCCTTGGCTAATAGCCACCTTAGATAAACTACAgctgcaaaatgtgtttttgactcACACGCGAATAACATGGTACAAATACATGTCATAGGCACTTTCATCTGTGGTTTATAAATCGATCTGCGTCCTTTTGCTGAAGAGGTTTAGGAATGTTTCCAAAGGCGGCATTAGCAGCTTGTAGCATCAGCGCGTTGAGGCACGTGTGGTCGCAGCTAGCAGCAACTATCACCTGATGAACACAGGCTCACTCTGAGACCAGGGAAGTCATCCGAAAAAAAGCTTTCCAAacattatttttcaaatttACGTTACTCATTGCAGCACCTACTTTTTTCCTTAGGCAAGTCACATTGCCTAGATTGAATATTGCGTGTGCGCGCGCGCGAGTGTTGGAAGATGGTTGGCTGGTGGCTGATAGCGCAGAGTGGCAGCTTCCGTCTctttgccccagggcagctatggctataATAGTGAGTGTGGCGTGAAGAATGCACTAAATTGTAAAAGCGAATTTCTGGGAAAGCgtaatataaattaaatgcattaacctcctgagaccggagctcttgcatgacctgctttattaatttatcttttttatttgggctgactgggacctaatgagtctaaatacaaagaattatctttttacattaccggtatgtagtttctgagaaaaaaatatgtaaatcaaatctcatatgtggacattttaatcatgtcgataaaacatttgaataatgatttgcaaaaactatttattatgaCCCTGagcacagcaacatttgtcctgaatgtaaatgcaattgtgcctcttggaacaatgtgtctcgtgtgaagagctgctgacaggagcagaaagaaaaataataataataatagaaataaaatattctaaacattctaaactgttaaaagatgaatatatatatatatatatatatatttgcattgttgctgttcttgtatgc
This genomic window contains:
- the si:dkey-117m1.4 gene encoding uncharacterized protein si:dkey-117m1.4, which produces MAETVRPVCERRAHTEADGGKPALPLRGRGCGRKRKGTPVKVFVSDSGEGPGQGKGVAERASTADKNKSLPQKLNKVSNGSKGSSCSTPAPLPPTTTGSAQTSPHPSLPSASAPRHSSPPAPNCRIREVHCANQVRLVVIAIRDITRGEEITVDYSLIEWGENLGFSRGLSPAQHEYTETENNNKIKKEEEPFPLIALHQEQQQVYVTPSWSLSPSASPISHSDGSGSEREEDNPSLRGHAPPLQKKQQSTPSKKNPPYRTSPGRAQQTAVGYDHLDQSIPSSDAPPHQLPTSPSSSFSPKPVFKAPGPFSAIDCITQTCEFCGRNFRSLGRHLDKHHAHQPDVCSALVELYTQMPRLQAQSPHPNAAQSHLPPLVKSLEESEVHELSLSPPNLMAAHHSPSVSPPPSQSAVGVCVHNRSPPPAVVGPIRKGGKKRSKTGMRNQEEDLGESGLKRVNDENVCALSPLSGAMESVKVKQDDTSDIDEENGMREVEFDSGADDKEKMLSPSGHPRMLYLLSSLSSLVLYLRRLQHSAFLSLSRQLQSAEAWRLLCHSSLSLLILYNRRRECEVSKLLITEYHSRVTPQCPIPVPPGAPPALTPLEATLSPFERLVLTHLPRVGVQGKRGRVQPLILPPHSEPCLELLLQTRHGVGVDPANPYMFARPYHSPATPLRGTELLRSLARSSGIHNPRTLTQTRVRRQVGILTQLLLLGEGEEPGQVGGGAVERLEQFLEREYHVMQSCADIGQDAGLMGRVGRVVLCGERDGVLFRGMSLNHICLELDVMSENSADSYSEGESDGETVKEKSEASGAGPLQTQASALLNVKKTKNKGRTKKPKNTQALHSLSTLLVPLLPANRRGLGKRGVLKRPWSEAERAAVEEHLNQNITELRVPAKADCERCLQNSPLLVNNHRDWRAVKFYCHNRIQLLKKIQRRESQPLLCAEEQPIDK